One stretch of Paraburkholderia fungorum DNA includes these proteins:
- a CDS encoding TetR/AcrR family transcriptional regulator has product MAKSTAEQHLKPRKSPVQRRSAKTVEAVLEAAARILEAHGLNGYTTNAVAERAGVSIGSLYQYFPNRDALTVALIERETAQLMADIEAAAQLEGSHDSVRAMVQASVAHQMRRPELARIIDFEERRLPLGERDQRVADTIHGMLVSALTVKTGAPELGDASEVAHDLLAIVHGMVDYAGERSERDAAALEVRVMRAVDGYVGQSRVVSGDAT; this is encoded by the coding sequence ATGGCCAAATCCACCGCAGAACAGCATCTGAAGCCCCGTAAATCACCGGTTCAGCGGCGCTCGGCGAAGACCGTCGAGGCCGTTCTCGAAGCGGCGGCTCGCATTCTGGAGGCGCACGGTCTGAACGGTTACACGACGAATGCGGTGGCGGAGCGGGCCGGCGTCAGCATCGGCTCGCTGTACCAGTACTTTCCAAATCGCGATGCGCTGACGGTGGCGCTGATCGAGCGCGAGACCGCGCAACTGATGGCGGACATCGAGGCCGCAGCGCAGCTGGAAGGCTCGCACGACAGCGTGCGGGCGATGGTGCAGGCGTCGGTCGCGCATCAGATGCGCAGGCCCGAACTGGCGCGGATCATCGACTTCGAGGAGCGCAGACTGCCGCTCGGCGAGCGCGATCAGCGGGTCGCGGACACGATTCACGGGATGCTGGTCAGCGCGCTGACCGTCAAAACGGGCGCACCCGAACTCGGCGACGCGAGCGAAGTCGCGCACGATCTGCTGGCAATCGTGCACGGGATGGTCGACTACGCGGGCGAGCGCAGCGAACGCGACGCGGCTGCGCTGGAAGTGCGCGTAATGCGCGCGGTGGATGGCTACGTGGGGCAGTCGCGCGTCGTCAGCGGCGACGCAACATAG
- the fabV gene encoding enoyl-ACP reductase FabV: protein MIIKPRVRGFICVTTHPVGCEANVKEQIEYVKARGPIANGPKKVLVIGASTGYGLAARISAAFGSDADTLGVFFERAGSETKAGTAGWYNTAAFEKFATEKGLYATSINGDAFSDEVKQRTIEVIKRDLGQVDLVVYSLAAPKRTHPKTGETFSSTLKPVGKAVNLRGIDTDKEVIKETVLEPATQTEIDHTVAVMGGEDWQMWIDALLEAGVLADGAKTTAFTYLGEKVTHDIYWNGSIGAAKKDLDQKVLGIREKLAAKGGDARVSVLKAVVTQASSAIPMMPLYLSLLFKVMKEKGTHEGCIEQVYGLYKDSLYGAAPHVDDEGRLRADYKELDPEVQGKVLELWDQVTNDNIYELTDFAGYKTDFLRLFGFEIAGVDYEADVNPDVQIPKLVQV, encoded by the coding sequence ATGATCATCAAACCGCGCGTGCGTGGCTTTATCTGCGTCACAACTCATCCGGTCGGCTGCGAAGCCAACGTCAAGGAACAGATCGAGTACGTCAAGGCACGCGGTCCCATTGCGAACGGCCCGAAGAAGGTGCTCGTGATCGGCGCGTCGACCGGCTATGGCCTTGCCGCCCGCATCAGCGCCGCGTTCGGCAGCGACGCGGACACCCTCGGCGTGTTCTTCGAACGCGCCGGCAGCGAAACCAAGGCGGGCACGGCCGGCTGGTACAACACCGCCGCGTTCGAGAAATTCGCCACGGAGAAAGGCCTGTACGCGACCAGCATCAACGGCGACGCTTTTTCCGACGAAGTCAAACAGCGCACCATCGAGGTGATCAAGCGCGATCTGGGTCAGGTCGATCTGGTCGTCTACAGCCTCGCCGCGCCCAAGCGCACGCATCCGAAAACCGGCGAAACTTTCAGTTCGACGCTGAAGCCGGTGGGCAAGGCCGTGAATCTGCGCGGCATCGACACGGACAAGGAAGTCATCAAGGAAACCGTGCTCGAACCGGCCACGCAGACCGAAATCGACCACACGGTCGCGGTGATGGGCGGCGAAGACTGGCAGATGTGGATCGACGCGCTGCTCGAAGCGGGCGTGCTCGCGGATGGCGCGAAGACCACCGCGTTCACATACCTGGGCGAAAAGGTCACGCACGACATCTACTGGAACGGCTCGATTGGCGCGGCCAAGAAGGACCTCGACCAGAAGGTGCTGGGGATTCGCGAGAAACTGGCTGCCAAAGGCGGCGACGCGCGCGTGTCGGTGCTGAAAGCGGTCGTGACGCAAGCCAGCTCGGCGATTCCGATGATGCCGCTGTATCTGTCGCTGCTCTTCAAGGTGATGAAGGAGAAAGGCACGCACGAAGGCTGCATCGAGCAGGTTTATGGCCTGTACAAGGACAGCCTGTACGGCGCCGCGCCGCATGTCGACGATGAAGGCCGTCTGCGCGCGGACTACAAGGAACTCGATCCCGAAGTGCAAGGCAAGGTGCTCGAACTGTGGGATCAGGTGACGAACGACAATATCTACGAACTCACCGATTTCGCCGGTTACAAGACCGATTTCCTGCGTCTGTTCGGCTTTGAGATCGCCGGCGTGGATTACGAAGCGGACGTCAACCCGGACGTACAGATTCCGAAGCTGGTGCAGGTTTGA